In Streptococcus parapneumoniae, the genomic stretch CCAGTAGGTTTCCCTTCAGCAGAAAACTTTTTCTTAACATTTACCATGAAAATTTGTGGGATTTGATAGAATGTCTGTGTCGCCACTTGATTTACTGTAATATCAGCCATGTTATCACACCCCCATCATCACAGTACCATTTCCCACATAGAACAGAACTCCTTCTCTCTCTAATTCTTCAATCGCCTTAACAGCACGTTTTTTACTCATTCCTGTCTTTTTCATCACTTCGTTAACAGCTGCTTTTTTTGAAAATTGCACAAACATTTCTTTAGTCATTCTACTATCTCCTTTTTCTGTTTCACTAATTTAAGTTCCTTTGAAAAGCAACTTGGACATTCAGATAGACCAAGCTGAAAATCCAAATGGTCAAATAAAAAGTTACATCGCTCACACTCCACTGTGCTTCTAAGTATTGTTTCACCTAACCATTCTCTTTCTACAACATCTAATACATCTCCACATTCAGGACAATGAATAGGTTTGAAAATATCATCTTCTTCCCATTTTTCCTCATAATCACAATCAAAACAAACGATTGTTTCCAACCACATGGATTAACTCCCTTCCAATGTTCCTTCTAATTCGCCAAGTTTTAACTTAAATTCCTTGATTTTCTTTCTCACAAGATCACATTCTGCACTCATCAGTTGTACCTCACTTATCTGTTTGATAATCTCTCTTTCCTTTTTATCAAGTTCTATGTATTCCTGTAGGAGTTTTGACTTTTTTTCACTGATAAAAGAAAGTTTTTTAACAAACTCTGTCAATATTGTTGCGTTTGGTTTATCGACCGTAGAGTTCTCTTCATAACCGAGTAGATATGGGATAGATACTCCTAAATATTCTGATAGTAATTGCGCATTTTTAGCATTCGGACTTCTACTTCCTTGGTTGTAATTTCCAAGTGTAGAGTATCCTATACCAGTTGCCTCACTTATCTCCTTCAGGGATATCTCTTTATCTCTAACCAGTGACTGAAATGGGGTCATCTTTTTGCTTCTATCAATACAAGAATCATCATCAAGTCCTAGTAAATATGAAAGTGTTACACCAAAATATTCTGATAAAATCTGAGCATTTTCTAGACTAAGATTTGTTTTTCCATTTTCGTATTTTCCGTATTGAGACTGGTTAGTATTCAAAACTTTTGCTAAGTCAGCTTGAGTTAGCAATTTTTCTTTTCTTAGATTTTTAAGCCTATTAGACATAACTACTCCTCATATATATTGTGTTATAATAATTTTCGGTAGGTGGTCATGGAGGTGACATGCTAAACAAAAATAATAACCAAACTCATTACGGACATGGAAATCAATACATCGATCAAAGTGTTACAACAAATATATTTTTAACATACGGTGATCCTCAACCTAGTAGCTCATCAGATAATTCAGGTATGTGGATTATCATTTTTCTAGTAATTGCACTATCTCTAGGAAACTTACTTCTAGGTTTTATTCAAGAACATAAACAAGTAATTACTATGACTCAAATCATTCTACTTATCGTTGTCAATTGCTATGTTTATTTCAAATCAAAAGACATGAAACTACTAATCACTGAAATGGTTCCTTCTGTCCTAAGTACTCTAACGACAATATTCTCAGTTAGTAATCAAATCCCAGCTAATTTTCAATCAATATTGGATAAGATGAGTACAAATCCCGATTTATCCTCTTGGAAAACTGCTGTAAATAGTTTTTTCAGTAGCTTAATACCAAAAGCTTTCGAACTTTTATCGGATTATCCTAGCTATAATATAGTTCTTACCGCTTTCTATATCATTTTAGTCCTATCAACCATTCTTAGCCCTTTGTTGATTGGATTTAATGCATTCTTTAGGAAATCTATTAAGAACTCTCTCACTTATGTATTCACTATCGCCTATTGGATTTTTTTCTTTGTTTTAAAAATGATTCAATAACCGTACAGCAATAAATTAAGGCGGTTACAGTTAAACTAATTAGTATTAAGGACAATAAAGTTTGACCTCCACCTACCAACCTAATCATAAATAAAGCGTAACCTAAAAAAGTATACATGGTCACTTTAGTAAATATTTTTACTAATGGTTTCATTTGTTTCCTCCTTAACCTGGTTAGATGCCAGGTTTTTTGATATTAACAAAGTGTAGAATTAAGATATATCATTTATTTTCCTACACATACCCCATCAATTCTGGATTAAACTCTAGAGTCAACCACAGGGATTCATCATAAGTCAGTTGGCTAGTTTGTCCCCATGTTCCATCTCTCGCTCTCCTGGAGTACGGATAAGTGCCAAACTTAATTCTAGGCTTTAGTTCATGAATAACATCATCTTTAATAACTTCCCAAAGTAGACTAGAGGGCTTATAATAATACCCTTTCACAAGCCAAACTCTATTGAGGTCATCGTATGAAGATACCTTTTCTTCAGAATTTCCTTCAGAGACAAGATCAACTATATTTTCATTCTCATTAAGATCTATTACATCGAAAATTTCTAACGAATCAATATCCATAATAATTTCAATATTATCTGACATTTTTCCCCTTTATTTAATTTTGACAACGAAAAAAGAGAACGGATTTTCTCGTTCTCTACATTTATTTATATGCTATCTACATTTCTCAAAACTCTAGACACTTACTAGAAATTTTTTTATTTTGTGTGATTCGAATGTGAAAATGTCATCACTCTCACTAAAGAAATGAAAATCATACATAGAAATTTTTAAAAATTTTCTCTATCGTAAACCTGCCACTAGTTCAGAAGCTATACTAGCTGATTCCAAACGTAATATGGTCTTTTCATCTACCTTCCCTAATAATGGCATTGCACCATACCAAACAATGGTCTTGTTTACCAAAAGAATAGGCGTTACTATTTTCGATTGAGTAAAAGATACTTTAATTTTCTGGCTCTTCAACTGGTCTAGCCATGCTTTATTTGCAACCGTCTCTGGTATACATATCTCAATTTGACTAATCCTAAATTCTTTTAGAAAATTCATCAGTTTTGTCTGGTGCACATAAGGTAAAATAAGCAGACATTCCTGTCTTTCCCCTGCTAAGTCCTCTCTCAGCACATTCTCATATCTACTATCAACATAAACGAATGGTTTCTCCTCACCCTCAATGGCACGATAATCCATCTTTCGATAAGCTACTTGTCGTTTCTGAAACATCTTTTCTAAATAAGGAACATGAATATCCACATAATCGAAAATCCGTACCAAAGACTTATCCTTGTAGTTTCTATGAATCCGACCTGCATACTGAATCAAATTATTTTTCCAAGAAAAGGGTGCTGCCAAGATAAGCGTGTCTAGCTGAGGTAAGTCAAAACCTTCGCCAATGTATTTTCCAGTAGACAACAAAACAAACCCTTTATCTAACTGTTCTAACGTCTCCAGTAAACTCGTTCTCTCTCGGACTTTGGTTTTTCCGCTAATAATGTAACAGTCATCAACCTCTTTCTCTTTCAATAACTTTTCAAAGACATCTATCTGTTGAATTCGATTAACTAGAACCAAGATATTTCGTCCTTCTGCCACTTGGGCTAGAATATCCTTGAGAATCAACTGATTCCTCACTGAGTCAGTAGCAATCCAATCACTGAGCTGTATAAAATTACTTGCTTTGGTCTTTTCAATTTCCAGATGACCAAAAGAAGTGAATCTTAATTGCAATTGCCGTTTAAAATCCGTTTCCCTCTTATCAGCAGTATGGAGTATCTCACCAATTCTCTGAAAAACAATAGGCTCATGACCATTCTTACGCTCAGGCGTAGCCGTCAAACCGTAAAGATACTTCCCTCTAAACTGAGCAACAACTTTTTCAAACATCAAGGCAGAGACATGATGACACTCATCCACAATCATCATCTCATACTCATCCAAAAGACTTTGACTATTTTCCAACTTAAATAGAGATTGAATCATAACAACATCAACCAGTTTACTCAGCCATTTCTTAGTCCCACCGTACTGCCCAACATAGCCTATTACCTTTTCACGACCTGATGCCGTATAACGGGTAGCTTCTTCCTCTTCGAAAGTCAAAAAATGGTTTAAACGATCCAGCCATTGGTCTAAGAGTTGCCTATTATGGACTAGAATAATTGTTTTTGTTTTCCGTTCAGAGATAAGAGCAGCA encodes the following:
- a CDS encoding helix-turn-helix transcriptional regulator → MSNRLKNLRKEKLLTQADLAKVLNTNQSQYGKYENGKTNLSLENAQILSEYFGVTLSYLLGLDDDSCIDRSKKMTPFQSLVRDKEISLKEISEATGIGYSTLGNYNQGSRSPNAKNAQLLSEYLGVSIPYLLGYEENSTVDKPNATILTEFVKKLSFISEKKSKLLQEYIELDKKEREIIKQISEVQLMSAECDLVRKKIKEFKLKLGELEGTLEGS
- a CDS encoding TOTE conflict system archaeo-eukaryotic primase domain-containing protein, whose protein sequence is MAVFVSLDGIVVEVLDVFSSFNGESEFFLCKRLKDKSQFVMERSRFEEMFQLQSSHLTTQEKLQLFTSVFAGRYDVYAKSFINDQGKIQYFPSYDYGWKQLPPEKRSFQTLTDSVLKSHFRGETAIGIFPMHLDDSCYFLVLDFDEGDWKEAGLTIRRIARERQMEAHLEISRSGHGLHIWFFFEEAIPSREARLFGKKLLELAMQESMQLSFDSFDRMFPNQDVLPKGGFGNLIALPFQGDAYHQGRTVFVDEQFQPYEDQWRYLQEIQRVSTAKVALLIQEELGKQELDKELKVVLSNMIQLEKSSVTPKTLFFLKNMASFSNPEFYLKQAMRQLTYQIPERMYLFGESDHYLWLPRGLLYPLQDKFKQVVVEDRRKVERSIRVAFKGELTFEQELALSDMISKENGLLHAETGFGKTVLGAALISERKTKTIILVHNRQLLDQWLDRLNHFLTFEEEEATRYTASGREKVIGYVGQYGGTKKWLSKLVDVVMIQSLFKLENSQSLLDEYEMMIVDECHHVSALMFEKVVAQFRGKYLYGLTATPERKNGHEPIVFQRIGEILHTADKRETDFKRQLQLRFTSFGHLEIEKTKASNFIQLSDWIATDSVRNQLILKDILAQVAEGRNILVLVNRIQQIDVFEKLLKEKEVDDCYIISGKTKVRERTSLLETLEQLDKGFVLLSTGKYIGEGFDLPQLDTLILAAPFSWKNNLIQYAGRIHRNYKDKSLVRIFDYVDIHVPYLEKMFQKRQVAYRKMDYRAIEGEEKPFVYVDSRYENVLREDLAGERQECLLILPYVHQTKLMNFLKEFRISQIEICIPETVANKAWLDQLKSQKIKVSFTQSKIVTPILLVNKTIVWYGAMPLLGKVDEKTILRLESASIASELVAGLR